tttgttttatttgataaatcataattagattttaaaatagaaaataatttacattaaaattgttattattattattattattattattattattatcattattattattatatatatatatatattttttttttttcactcatgTATACACGTGAAATTTAGGTACCATTCTCCATGCATCAACAAAAAAACATGTGTTTTTGCAATTTCACTCATTAAATAAGATGTTGgtattattttacatataaaaatagTCAACATTACacatctaaaaaaattatcattattctaataattaatattgaaaaataaaaattaatgaacatACATATGTTTATTAAACACTGGTACAAAGAAAGATGTATATACTTACATATGTTTATTTAAGATATGTAATTAATgtgtttaagatattttatccAAAGATCTTTCTTTTCCATCAATACCCTCACCACATTTGCTGGCAAAGATTATGAAGGAAGATAAGACCTAAATGATGATGAATATGAAAAACGAATTAATTATTCGTACAAAGGCTTTATAACAATTGacaatctttatatttaaataaaaataagtcgTTGTCGTACGTGGCTTAATTAATAGTAAATTATTTTAGTGGACTTCGGTGGGTGCATGGATTTAAAAATATGGAAAGTTAGGTTCATATTCAACTCCCAATGTCAAATCTAAATCTAAAGAAGGTAATAAAACCCATTATCTAACTacaataaattactttttttggttttgtattttaatcacaactaattattttaatatatttttgtaattttttagttgataacatctattaatgttatttttatggtATTCATAATGGAtaactttttctaatattttttttattaatatgagCTAAATAATTCTTTCTATGTAATATTGATTGagaacataatatttttatttatgttaaaaataataatcattattgatctcaataaaaagataattatattaaatattaattaaataaatttaatttacatataaacaATAGTTTATccaataaatgttaaaaaaccATAACTAATATcagtaacaaaatatattttaaaagaataattaatatcaataatgAATAAATAGTTTGTCTAATAATAATTTCCTTTTAGTCAAGTTAATATTACAACAAAAATCGAACGACAACTTttcatataaatcatatattttattattaactatttaaattttgtatagaaataaattatcttaaagAACTTCTTCTTTgtatgaaaaatttataaaagcaagatttctttttaagaaCTTTAGTATATAACTTAGAGAGAGacttttagataattttttatacactttttgtatacttttaaagaatattattaGAGATTTAGGAGATGGTGTCTCCTCTTTGTATTAAAACaagatgtaattctttgaaattcttttgtatttagtattgttttatttatgaaaatatatttttaattacatgtttgtgaattagtttatatttattgttggATAAATTGATCACTGATCTTATTCTATTGGCTTGGGATTgagtgtgaattgatttcaaGTTGTAATCTAATCAATTTTTCTCATGTTTTTAGATGTTAAGAATAGATCTAAGGCTCTAGCTTATTATAGAGTTCTGATTTTAATGCAAGTGATCCATTCAAGCAGTCATTGAGGTTATTGAGTAATCATACTACAGTTTGGTGGTCTTGAGCTTTAGGTGCTAGGAATGGACCTAGAGTTACCTTTAAAGATCACTCCCATGACATAACTAATTGCATCATCGTAACTAAAGATTGAACCTTTACAAGAGAGGAATAAAGTGATGTAGTCGAGCTTCAACACGTTTTTACTATCTCCAAGTCAATCCTTTACAAATTCCAAACTGTCTAACAACGTATTTTCACTATCAAGTAACTATGTTTTCACATATCAATtctattttatacattttatgcAATCTATTTACTGTTTTATTCAAGGTCAATCTAGTTAAAACATTGAGTTTTCTGCAAAATCCCTATGAATACGATACTTGTTATATTATAAACTATCTAATATACTTGCTGAAATATTTGATTAGTTTATAACGGCAACTATAAGTTTTTGGTGTTGTTTCGGAGATTTGTGTCAATAGAATTAGTGTTTCAAACTAGTTTCATCATTGTACAAACTGTATTCAGATTTGGTCAGATCAACATATAGaaagtatttgaaatgaatttcttatttgatcattggattgcaatagtataaatatacaaattgataacctaattggaaagagttaaaagggaataaactccaccaatttaatatcaattattataatatcaattataataattgttatataacactaataattaaattaaataaagggaaagtaaatatacaagaattagctaataaaggctaattattctaatttaaaactaattattataattgatacaACATACTTTCATTTCGTTGttacattgaatttttttcataattttctgcATAAATTCTTCTTTGTATTATTTATGTTGCTTATCATTGTCTAAGCTAATTTGTgttaagaaagaaataaaagcaagtATGCTAATTGATCCTAAGATTGAACGCACAACTGGGAGacttaacaaaaacaaaaggcaAAAACAACTCCTGAAACAACAGTTACAGCAGCAAACAAGGACCATAATACCACATCTGATATGAGCGCTCACTGCTAAATTCAAATGGCTGCAGGGAACAACCAACAAAGGTTGTTGGGAGACTACACATTATTTTGCTAATTTAGATCGAGAAGACCCTTTCAACCATATTACCATGTTCTGTAATTTATGTGGAACTCTTGATACAGATACTAATGATGAGGATGTTGTCTATCTCAGACGGTTTCCTTTTTCATTCACAggtaaaacaaaaatgtggttGCAATCTCATCCAAATCAAAGCATAACAAGTTAGGAAGATGTGGAGAAAAAGTTATTGACAAGATTCTTCCAACCTTCTAAATATATTAGTGCAAAGATTGTCATTGCAACTTTCTCCTAAAGAGTTTATGAACACTTCTATGAAGCATAGGAGAGatatgttatcaaaaaaatgtcCAAACCATGTATTTGATGATGTAGCACAGCTTAATATGTTTTACAGTGGACTTAGGCCACAGACCAAGATGTTATTGGATGTTTCAGTAGGTGGAACCATGGTTCTGAAAAGTCCTGAAGAAGCCACTACAATTCTAAATCTAATTAGAAAACACGcataatttttaagaataaatatgtttttgttcctAAAATATTAGGTAAAATTACAAATGATCCTGATAAAAAACTTTGATATTTAGTTCatgtattttcaaaaacattaattttaatttctactttCAACCGCATTAAAGTTTATCTTAAATGACAAACATCGTTCTAATTCAATATCAGATATGTTGACACATTCTGACGTGTTTTGtatcctttatttttaaaattaaataatttaaagaaaagactTGGTGAGTCGATGGGTTTAAGTAAATTGAACCCGAATGTGTGGAAACTGCTCTATTTTATCACTTGCACCTTGCGTTCTTCTTCTATTTGTTTACCTCCCTCTCCAACATTCATAGCGCCACCATTGTGAATCTCGCTCCAGCTTTTTCATCTTCACTCACCTatatcttcatctttttcacCATATTATCAATCTCCACCATTTTCAATTTTCCGTTATACTTCATATACTAAAAGCATTTATCCCTATTTTTGTAATGCAGCATGTAAATTTTCTTCTGATATAAAGAACAACCAGGTCAGATCAAGTTACccaattttcattcttttaaccCATGACTTGATCAAAATGGCTagattgcaaaaaaaaataaaaaatgcaaacaTAACTTTCGCCTCTCAACTCAATCCAACTTTAATTTTGTTCggttcaatttttattttgtcaagCTGATCAGGTGTTCACCTCTaactaaaatatcattaattctCGTTTTACGTATTTCCTATTTAATAATGACTATAATTTATCACAAAGAACGAGATTAAATAAGAATGTTCTAGTCTGAATGCATTTTACTTCTATCAAAGTATTCATTAACCTGTATGCATTAACAAATATCAATATGGTAGAATGGAAGCAATAATAAGAGTAAAAATTACCAACCCGAATCCTTCACTCTGACGACTACTGTGCCACTAACCTGATCCAGCTGGAAATAATTAGCAAATAATGGAAGGTGAAAACAATAGTTCATACTTCCTACATGGTAAACACCGAAAAGAAATAGCAGTGAACTAAGCGCACCACAGAAACATACTATTGTTTGGTGTCTATGCGACCCAGAATATTGATATTCTCATACCGGAAGAAACCAATAAAGAAATGAACTtctaatataatcaatatgtGTTCTATgggaaaaatcaataaattaataatcaatgTCTAAATGAATTTTCCATGTTACAGAAAATTACAAATTGTATTGACAACAGATGGGTCAGGAGAAATAAGAATTATACAGCTTTCTATTATCCACCATCATCAGTAAAGCTTACTCTGTTTGTTATCCCTCTTGAGCTGAACCTTTAATTTCTTACCACCTAATTGGCAACCGTTCATCATACTAATGGCAGATTGGGCAGCTTCTGGAGTATCGTAACTAACAAACCCTGCAAACCGGAGCTAATCAGATACAAGCTCCACCCAAACCTCATCAAATTCATCAACAGGCCTAACAGTCTTACCAAAACATTTGCTTACGCCAGTCGctttatcaacaaaaattttAGCACTCAAAACTCTACCAAACTGTTGAAATGCATTTGCAAGCTCTTGATCTCCGTATTCTTGAGGAatgtgataaataaataaattggcACCGGGTGGTcctaagaaaaattaaaataatgaaaataaaattcaattatcaagGGAATTAACATTTCCCGCTCTAAGGAAAGACATGGGAAAAGGCTTATTATATGTTCATACAAAGGCATTCATGTTATGTACACACAACATACACAAATAAAGAATATAGATGATAACAACCTTCAATCTGACCATTGGAACTTTTACTGGCACCTGAAGATGAATAGTTGCTATTCCCACCTGCAGGTGAAACAGAACCAAGAGAACTACTCACTGGTCTCGGACTTGCAATTCCTCTGGGATATACCATTGGATGCTGTATACCTGGCATTGCAGGATATGAGCCCATGTAACTTGCAGGAGGCGCAGGATAACTTCTAGGGTTCATACTGTGACCAAGCTCAGGCCTCACTGCATTTACTTGGTTCATGTTCATATTATGAAAACCTGGTTGATTCTGCATTGGTGGAAAACGGTATGGCACGAGCCCATAACTGCCAGGAGCCTATTAAGAAAACATGATTATTCACACATATACCTCCTTCAAGATGTTAGGcatgaaaaataacaaacattaattcataaatgtaataatatcGGATAAAGCATTATGATTAAACTGAAGAAAGCTCACCGAATTAAGGAGAAAAATGCAACACATTCTACTAGCGCATTACAACAAAACTAACCTGGTAACCATATCCATTATATGGAGGAACATAACCCATTGGCAAGGCTCCATATAATGAGGCTTGTTGAGTATCAGCATGAGGCATGTTAGAAACTTGGGACTGTGCTTTTTGAGCCCTTCGAGCCTGTCTTTCCTTTTCAGTATCTGCCCATTTAACAACCAAAGGAACACCTGAACCCTGcagaaggaaaaataataatcagATTTCAATTGTCTGAATTCATATAATTCAGTTAGCCATTTCATTGACAATTTTCACCACGTATGAGTAGTAAAAATATCAACCACCAAGAAAGAAAAGTTATACTGTGTGTGTTAACAtcgtaaaaaataattaggttCTAAATGAACATAATATTTCATTAGTCAAAGTCTGAAACATTAGTGGCTGTGGAGTGGAAATGTAAATTTGAAGTAAATCCTATGCCAATTAGTTTTGAATGAATGCACATCTAATTCCACCACGATGCTAGTTTGCAAGTGTGTTAGCTTCTTCTGTAAATTTATCACGTCATATGTATGATTTCCTATGTGCAAAACTGTGTTTCTGTATAACAATCCCAAGTTTGAGCTACATTCAGATAGGACTCTTTTAATGCAAACACATAGCAAGCCTCACAGGCCAGGGcttgaattttctcttttcccAAGCTTGAATTCAGTTCAACCCCGTCATATAAACATCGAGTCAACCTAAGCCCACCAATTATCTTACACAAACTAAATGGAGGCCGGTTTCCCTTTCATAAAATTGCAGGGCCAAAACCAGCTCTACACTTCTAAATCGAGAGAAGGATTACAAAACTAGAATGATAAATCAAGTATTGGTGATCCAGCAATAAAATCTGAGACACATAATTAAATGTTCACATTCCTTGCCAACAGGATTTTGCGGCTAGAAGCTGCTTCAAGGTCCAAAGTGCTGCAATAACCATTTAAGACTAAAATTGTAACTTTAGTTTTAAAGCATGGACTTTTCCATTCTACCACATTAGGAACAACAAATATGTTCCTGGATCTAAAACAGCTCATAATGTGAAGAATGATTAATAATGTCCAATCCATTATACTGAAGATTAGTCAGTGCTGATTTACAATTTAGCCAACAGTGTCGGCAAAATTGAAAATACTGCCTCCAAATTGGACACTATCATCAATTATCTGACCACATAGTTGCATTCACAAGATGCACTAAATCAATTTCTCCCATTCCCTACATAATAATCACATAGTAATGAAAAATGCCTAAACACTCAGTTTTACACACGTATTCCACTAGTACCAGTAACCAAATCAATAAATACTGTGAAATGTTCATGTGATGATTTTAACAAACCCCAACCTCCATTGTATGCTTTCCATTGATTGCCTCAAGAGCAGCTACGGCCTGTTCTTTGGTTTCATACTTCAAAAATGCACACCCTACACAAAGAAGTACAGCTACAATAAAGTTTTGCTACTAAGAAGCACCAAATCCCAAAAGGAACAAAGGATAGCTTCATCTGTAACATTAGGCACCTTTACTTGTCTGCTGAGAACCTCTTAAAATCTGTAAATCCTTTATGTTTCCATACTTTGAGAAAAGATCCGAGACCTCATCTTCAGAAATGTTCTTTGGAAGCATGCCAATAAAGAGTTTGTGTTCTGGACACAGATAACAGAGTATTATTTATGGAGACACCAAGGAACTTCGCATTCTTTACATAATGCATAACAAAGGAGTTGCGgaacaaaatatttaactacAACATGAAGATATATCAAACCTAATCTTTCCAATTCGCCATCAGCATACTTCACTTGCAACGGACTGGAAGCCTGAATTGGATACAAGAAATAGGATGCTTACCAACCAGAAGGAGAAAAGTATTGTCGTCAGATCATAGTAACTAAAGTACAAATGTCATTTGTCATCAATTACACTCACGCGGCCAGTCAAAAGTACaaatattctaaatttgatTCAGCTTGTTAAGGCATGTTTCAATCGCAACTATCTGGACcaacaattaaacaaaatagtagATTCCCAGCCTGGATGCCTAAGCAACCAACTGAAAGTGGAGCATGGTTCAGAAGGACCTCTGcccataaaaaatatcaaagatGCATAAAAGCATGTTTTCTAAAAGAGATCATTGACTCATTAACacttacttttactttttcagTATACAGAAAAACATCATCGATTCCCAAATAATGAACACGTATTTCTTACCGGACCGCAactttgaaaacaaatttgaacTGTGTACATATAATCtcagaaaaattataaagaattaCACGATTGACTTTACTTTAAGTTGCAAAGTGCAAACCCTTTGACGACCAATCTTCCCTACGCTTAAATCAGTTTAACAGGCATATATttcataatgataaaaataaactataaaataaatcttatttatatttctattcgATTTCTCAAAGTTAGCATAGATTGAGGCCTACCCTAATAATATTAGGTGTTTAGTTAAACCGTGATAGTGTGCATAGACTGCCCAAATATCAAACATAGCAAGTGCTAGATATATGGATAGATACAAATTGCTAAAAATAGAGAGATGTAGTGGGCAAATCAAGAGGTGGTGGTCAGCATCAGCGACTTTTATAGAAGCAGACACTTATTCCACACTAGGATTCAAATTCCATGCCATCAAAACATTCCACTTTGAACACTCTCGAAAAGCAGACAAcaacaagaagaggaaaaacGAAGATGCAGGAAGCCCACTCACCCCGGGCAGCGTTTTCTTGTTGTGACAGGCATTGACCGCCTTATCCGCTTCTTCCCTGGACGGACAAATCAGAAAGCAGCATCCTGCGAgcaaacaaacacaaatccGAAGCATGCGACCAGGCACATTTGAAGTTGAATTGAAATTGGAGTTTGGGACGGTTACTACCTCGGGAGGCACGAGAAATTTTGTCTCTGATGATGTTGACCTCGTCAACCAAAGCGAACTCCTTGAACATTGCAAGCACTTCATCCTCCGTCATGCGCTTCGGCACTTGACCTACGAACAGCTTCACACTCTCCTCGCTACTCGATTTACTCTCTTCCTTCACCTCCGCCATTAATGACAGCCACAACTACCaccaatctctctctctctctctctgattTTCTCCGAGTAACACTCTCttgcttttttcttcttccgCTACGCTTCTTTCTCCAAAATCTTGGCTTGTAGCTTCGAAAATTTGGGCGCCTGTGCCTCTACGTGTCGTGTGATTTGGTTTGGATTGGAGTGGTCGCAGGGAAATAGCAACAGCAATTGCAATAGGAATAGCGAACTTAGATCTTccataatattttctttaataaatattattaatattgtatatagttattttgaaattagaaaatagGATGGCATTGTTAATAAATAGTGAATAGTTTGAGTAAGGGCTGGAATGTGGGGaattttacgaaaatgccaccagGTACAGCTGTTCAGGAAGTGGGCTTGTTGGTTCGTGGTGGTGGTAGTAGTGGCGTAGTGGATGCTGCTGGTGGGTGGATGCCCTTCATTCTTCAATCTTTATTCTCACTCAACTTATTAATTAAACTTCTAATCTTCTAATCTAATCTAATCCAAATGCTAATCATTTTCTTCCTAATAATAATACCACTGTCTAAACAATCACGtcaaaaataataatggatGTCGTTATACACGCTGTTAGGTTTTTGTGTACCGGAAAAAAGGGATCGGATAAATTCATAAtacatcatttttttattttaaatacttttaattcttATAGATTAACCAAAccatttattatcttaaataagTCGTGAACTTTTAAATTCTCATAttccttttaatataatattatcttaatgtggtgtttgaattttgaaaaatcactATAGACAAAATTGCCTATCCATGTCAAGGTCCGTTAATTATACGTTAtctctttataaatttataatataatttagtttaaaaggAGTTTGGcagaattaaaaaaagtacCATAAAAGCAGACACCTTGTCTTATTTCAGTAATCAAATTTAGTTGCAGATGGTTAATGAGACAAGATAATGATAAATACTCTCATTGTTTCTTAATTCtttggaaaataaagaaaataaaacaacaaaactacAACATCTTCATAACTCCTACAAAATATGCAACATAGACGTTGGAACCTGTCTTGTCAAGAAACTCAACTTTGCTAAAAAAATGCACACAGCAATTCCCTTCTGCAATGAATGAGCATTTAGAAATCTAAAGTACATTGAACACATAGCATTTTTTACTAATCATGAGCTGCAGCTGAACTTTGTCCTTTTCATGCCAAACCTGTTTCTCCAAAAGAGAATTATAAAGTGTTAGACCATTTCGACAAGCTCCTGTTCTACCTAGGGTTGCGCAAAAAATAGTGAAATGTaatctattataattaattgtattatattataaaaaaaattgaatcatttttattataatttaaatatattattttatgatttaatttttaaaaattgaacttaaTCAATTTTGGATTCAATTAACTAcaattaattctattattttacgataaaaaaatcacttcgtcataaaataattataatttttttttaattttttctcttatgtaattatttacaagtaaatttattaaaaaaaagtctattttgttacaaaagtgaaaagcattgagttaatttatctttaaatttaatttgttatatattaattcaaatatattaaatttaattatttgatcgTTAACATTCTTTTTATACGCATTCGGTATTAGATGAAGTTCatataaattgtactaaatatatttatttcactttccattctattcatatactttttaaactaGTAGGGCCGTATTAGCTTTATCCAGaaatatttatagaagaaaaataaaaaataaaaaagtttcttttttctataaactacatgtaatttatatcttaaaaattaatgagatgaaattttcaaacaaatttatacataaactaattaatttatatgttaagatagtttttcttttctttctaataagagtatttttcctctaaaaaaagtaaaaatagtataGTGGTTAaaattagtgcagtttacaattcagttagtattttagtttaatttatattgtggtttagtacaatttacaattcagtccgtagttcagttcaatttatattgtagtttagtacaatttacaattcatatagtagttcagttcagtttattttgtagtttagtacaatttacaattcagttagtagtttagtttagtttatattatagtttagtataatttaataCAGTACAGttcaatttgataaaataaaaaaacagttcggtttgtctgaactattttaAAGTTcagtttatacaaattaatttttagttcgGTACAGATTTTAACAGTACAGTTCCATTTGTCCACCCCTAATTCTACCGTACATCTACATTTATTTCCTGTTCTTTTGCTTTATgggattttaaatttcattcctttgtaatttatttattaaattcttaCTGTAGATCATGTTTTTTACTATATCATTTTCTGGAAAGTTATGGAACCTAAGAATGAAGACAAAATGTTTACTTTCTTATTGAGTAATTTCAACATAAGTATAACCTTAATCACTAACAATT
This genomic interval from Vigna radiata var. radiata cultivar VC1973A chromosome 8, Vradiata_ver6, whole genome shotgun sequence contains the following:
- the LOC106769888 gene encoding RNA-binding protein BRN1 isoform X1, translated to MAEVKEESKSSSEESVKLFVGQVPKRMTEDEVLAMFKEFALVDEVNIIRDKISRASRGCCFLICPSREEADKAVNACHNKKTLPGASSPLQVKYADGELERLEHKLFIGMLPKNISEDEVSDLFSKYGNIKDLQILRGSQQTSKGCAFLKYETKEQAVAALEAINGKHTMEGSGVPLVVKWADTEKERQARRAQKAQSQVSNMPHADTQQASLYGALPMGYVPPYNGYGYQAPGSYGLVPYRFPPMQNQPGFHNMNMNQVNAVRPELGHSMNPRSYPAPPASYMGSYPAMPGIQHPMVYPRGIASPRPVSSSLGSVSPAGGNSNYSSSGASKSSNGQIEGPPGANLFIYHIPQEYGDQELANAFQQFGRVLSAKIFVDKATGVSKCFGFVSYDTPEAAQSAISMMNGCQLGGKKLKVQLKRDNKQSKLY
- the LOC106769888 gene encoding RNA-binding protein BRN1 isoform X2 produces the protein MAEVKEESKSSSEESVKLFVGQVPKRMTEDEVLAMFKEFALVDEVNIIRDKISRASRGCCFLICPSREEADKAVNACHNKKTLPGASSPLQVKYADGELERLEHKLFIGMLPKNISEDEVSDLFSKYGNIKDLQILRGSQQTSKGCAFLKYETKEQAVAALEAINGKHTMEGSGVPLVVKWADTEKERQARRAQKAQSQVSNMPHADTQQASLYGALPMGYVPPYNGYGYQAPGSYGLVPYRFPPMQNQPGFHNMNMNQVNAVRPELGHSMNPRSYPAPPASYMGSYPAMPGGNSNYSSSGASKSSNGQIEGPPGANLFIYHIPQEYGDQELANAFQQFGRVLSAKIFVDKATGVSKCFGFVSYDTPEAAQSAISMMNGCQLGGKKLKVQLKRDNKQSKLY